The Candidatus Cloacimonadota bacterium genomic interval AAAGTATGTGTTTTCCAGCCTAAAACCGGAACCGCGAGCGTTTCCAAGCATTCCAGTGTAGCCGACACATCCAAGATGGCTTTGCAACCTGCTGAAACCACCGCCACAGGGAGGTTTGCGAGCGCCCACAGGTCACTGGAAATGTCCAAGCTTTGCTCCCAACCGCGATGAACACCGCCGATGCCACCGGTGGCGAAAATTTCAATCCCTGCCAGCGCGGCAAGTTTCATCGTTGCTGAAACTGTGGTTCCGCCACTTTGCTTCAGCGCGGCTGCCAGAGCTAGGTCACGCATGCCCAGCTTTTTAAAATATCCCGGCTCCTGCAGCAAGGGCAGAATCTTTTGGAGCAATTCCGGCTCCAAGCCAATATGGGCATGGCCTTCGAACACGATGATGGTGGCGGCTGTGACCCCCTCCGAAGCGAGGATATTTTCCAGCTCCTGGAGTATTTCAAGGTTTTGCGGATGGGGCAAACCGTGGGTCAGAACCGTGGATTCCAGAGCCACCACGGGCAGCTTTGCGGCCAAAGCTTTTTCAACCGCTGGGGAAAGGATGATTGTTTTTCGCATGGTTTCTCTATATATAAAAAATGGGATCGATCATTGCTCTGCTTTTTGTGGGGGTGGGGGGCAAGGATCGATCCCGCGTTATTTGGATGGGACCGGAGGATTAGCTTTCTGAACTTGCCTTTCTGTCGGGAAGCTTTTCCACCTGGACTTTTGCCACGCCGGCGGCTAACATGCCAATTTCTTTTGCCGCGCCGTAGGAAAGGTCAATATCTCGTCCGCGGATGAAGGGCCCGCGATCCGTGACACGCACGATTACATTCTTGCCGTTTTTGGGATTGGTGATTTTTAGGAGGGTTTGGAAGGGGAGGGTTTTGTGCGCGCATGTCATCGCGTGCTGATTATAAACTTCACCGCTGGCTGTCTTGCGTCCGTGGAATTTTTTCCCATAATAGGAAGCAACCCAGGTCTCGCAATCCAGCGGTTTATGCGTACTTGGGGGTTCTTGGGTGTGAATGGAATCAATCACTGCCACCTGCTCGGTGGAAATCGTGAGTTCTTCCATATCTGTTTCTCCTGCCACAGTTTGAGCAATGATGGGTCCGACGAATGTGGCCCAGATTGCAAAAACAGTGGAAAGAATTTTTTTAGATTGTTTTCTCATATTTTTTGTTCCATGTTTGCTTAAGTCTTGCCGCGGAAAATTTTTGAGACCCTCAATTTTGTCAAGTAAAAAATTGCGTTTTTCAGGTTAACTCCATACAGGGCAGTGGCTTGACCCAAACGCAAAATTTGGGATTTTTGGAGCTTTTGAGCCCTGGAGGAGGTGGGGAAAACCCACTTTTCGGCAAAACGAGTTTTTTCTCGCTTTGAGGGCTGTTTTGAAGAAAGTGTTTGACAGATTTGGGCAGCCTCAGGCTTTATCCCAGAATAGTAAAAAACATATTGTGAAGGAGAACGACCATGCCAAGAATGACGGTTGACCCGTTCTATTGCAAAGGTTGTGGACTCTGCATAGTAGCATGTCCAAAGAAAATCATCCGATTTTCAGAGAACATCAATGCCAAGGGATACCACTACGCGGAATGTTTTAATCAGGACGAATGTATCGCCTGCAAAATGTGTTATGTGACCTGCCCGGAAGTGGCAATCACCATCGAAAAGTGAGGCCAGAATGTCAAAAATCTTAATGAAAGGCAACGAAGCTGTGGCTGAAGCCGCCATCCGTGCGGGCTGTCGCCTCTATTTTGCCTACCCCATCACACCCCAAAGTGAACTCATCGAATACATGGCAAAAATGATGCCAAAAGTGAACGGCACCTTCCTCCAGGCTGAAAGTGAAGTTTCCGCCATCAACATGGTTTACGGTGCTGCCGGTTGCGGAAAACGCGTGATGACCTCTTCATCCTCTCCGGGAATCTCGCTGAAACAGGAAGGAATTTCTTACATCGCTGGCGCGCAACTGCCCGCGGTGATTGTGAACGTCCAGCGCGGCGGCCCCGGTTTGGGCGACATCCAGCCCGCCCAGGGCGACTATTTCCAAGCCGTGAAAGGCGGCGGACACGGCGATTATCGCATGATTGTCCTCGCGCCCAGTTCCGTGCAGGAATTCGCGGATATGGCTGCCGAAGCCTTTGATTTGGCGGATAAATATCGCAATCCCGTCACCATTTTGGCAGACGGCATGCTGGGACAGATGATGGAACCCGTGGAATTCAAGGAACCCCTCAGCGACGAACAAATCGCAGCTCTGGGAGAGCAACACAAATCCTGGTGCATCCATCCCAACGAAGATGGAGATAAAAAGCATCATCATGAAATCAACTCTCTTGAAATCGACCCCGCCATGCTGGAAAAACACGTGGAAAACCTCTATGTGAAATATGCCGAGATGGAAAAGAACGAGATTAGGTATGACACCTACAACCTTTCAGACGACAACGAAATCCTCTGCGTGGCTTGGGGAACCGCTTCCCGCGTGGTAAAATCCGCCATCAACGAGCTCAAGGCAGACGGCAAAAGCGTGGGCATGATTCGTCCCATCACCTGCTGGCCCTATCCCTACGAAGCGGTTGCTGCCGCCATCGGCCCCAAAGTGAAGCAGGTGTATGTGTTCGAACTCAACACAGGCCAGATGTTGGACGACGTAAAAATCGCCGTTTGCGGCAAAACCCCGGTCAAATTCTGGGGCAAAGTCGGCGGCATCGTGTTCACACCCGCCGAAATCCAGCAAAAGCTGGAAGAGTGTTTCAAATAAAGGAGAGCCAAATGGAAGTTATCGCAAAAAGACCAGAAACCCTCAGGGACGTTCCCTTTACCTACTGTCCCGGTTGCATGCACGGCGTGGCTCACCGGCTCATCGCTCAAGCGATTGAAGAACAGGGCTTAATCAATCTCATGACCGGCGTTGCCCCCGTGGGATGCGCCGTTTTTGCCTATAAATTCTTCAATTTCGACATGGCGGAAGCGGCTCACGGACGCGCTCCTGCGGTTGCCACAGGCATGAAAAGAGCCCGTCCCGAAATGCACGTTTTCACCTATCAGGGTGACGGAGACCTTGC includes:
- a CDS encoding pseudouridine-5'-phosphate glycosidase, which encodes MRKTIILSPAVEKALAAKLPVVALESTVLTHGLPHPQNLEILQELENILASEGVTAATIIVFEGHAHIGLEPELLQKILPLLQEPGYFKKLGMRDLALAAALKQSGGTTVSATMKLAALAGIEIFATGGIGGVHRGWEQSLDISSDLWALANLPVAVVSAGCKAILDVSATLECLETLAVPVLGWKTHTFPLFYTPDSKFGIPCLKNTEDFAQLWNHHNNLGGKGLLVANPIPENDALNPVEIEAQIGSCLSEAQQKSIHGKALTPFLLDCLARTTKGDSVKANLALLKNNAQLAAKLAKTLSKRG
- a CDS encoding septal ring lytic transglycosylase RlpA family protein, with amino-acid sequence MEELTISTEQVAVIDSIHTQEPPSTHKPLDCETWVASYYGKKFHGRKTASGEVYNQHAMTCAHKTLPFQTLLKITNPKNGKNVIVRVTDRGPFIRGRDIDLSYGAAKEIGMLAAGVAKVQVEKLPDRKASSES
- a CDS encoding ferredoxin family protein; protein product: MPRMTVDPFYCKGCGLCIVACPKKIIRFSENINAKGYHYAECFNQDECIACKMCYVTCPEVAITIEK
- a CDS encoding 3-methyl-2-oxobutanoate dehydrogenase subunit VorB, with protein sequence MSKILMKGNEAVAEAAIRAGCRLYFAYPITPQSELIEYMAKMMPKVNGTFLQAESEVSAINMVYGAAGCGKRVMTSSSSPGISLKQEGISYIAGAQLPAVIVNVQRGGPGLGDIQPAQGDYFQAVKGGGHGDYRMIVLAPSSVQEFADMAAEAFDLADKYRNPVTILADGMLGQMMEPVEFKEPLSDEQIAALGEQHKSWCIHPNEDGDKKHHHEINSLEIDPAMLEKHVENLYVKYAEMEKNEIRYDTYNLSDDNEILCVAWGTASRVVKSAINELKADGKSVGMIRPITCWPYPYEAVAAAIGPKVKQVYVFELNTGQMLDDVKIAVCGKTPVKFWGKVGGIVFTPAEIQQKLEECFK